From Flavobacterium sp. 102, a single genomic window includes:
- a CDS encoding M13 family metallopeptidase: MRNTKILLLSASVLLAACNQKELTSGITTKNMDTLVKPGDNFAAYVNGAWMKTAKIPADKASYGAFDMLYDQSQKDVKAIIEEAAKGSNAEGSDEQKIGDYYASFMDRKGRDAKGVAPIQPELKAIDAIASYDDLAAYFGKANRTGVAVPFNVSVYTDFKDPTKYTLITWQAGLGLPEREYYLATDAKMTDIRQKYVAHIEKMFQLTNLPNAAESAAKIMALETTLATQHMKKEDTRDIVKLYNAYAVKDLKTLMPDFNWTAMLKSAGVDKEKNLVVTQVEYTKSLNNIIKSTPIDTWKTYLKWGLINRSAGGLTTALDNQNFEFYSKTLYGTEKQQEDWKRAVEVVNGGLGEVVGKVYVKKHFSPEAKERMVGMVKNLLKAYAESIKTLDWMSEATKKEALNKVDNFMIKIGYPDKWRDYSALKIDKNDLFGNAQRAAEFEYNRNLAKLGKPVDRAEWGMNPQTVNAYYNPSLNEIVFPAAILKPPFFDLNADDAVNYGGIGAVIGHEIGHGFDDQGSTFDGKGVMKNWWTPQDLAAFKKKTGALVEQYNSFKAFPDLNVNGAFTLGENIGDLGGLSIAIKAYKATLNGKEAPVMDGFTGMQRVFLGWGQVWAEKSREEALRNQIASDPHSPALFRVNGTVRNIPEFYEAFNIKPTDSLYLAPEKRVKIW, from the coding sequence ATGAGAAATACAAAAATCTTATTGTTATCAGCTTCCGTTTTATTGGCGGCTTGTAACCAAAAAGAACTCACTTCGGGTATCACTACAAAAAACATGGATACGCTGGTCAAACCCGGCGATAACTTTGCCGCTTACGTCAACGGTGCTTGGATGAAAACCGCCAAGATTCCGGCTGACAAAGCTTCTTATGGCGCTTTTGACATGCTGTATGACCAATCTCAAAAAGACGTCAAAGCCATTATCGAAGAAGCGGCTAAAGGTAGCAATGCGGAAGGTTCAGACGAACAAAAAATCGGAGACTACTATGCTTCGTTTATGGACAGAAAAGGTCGTGATGCTAAAGGCGTTGCACCTATCCAACCCGAATTGAAAGCCATCGACGCTATCGCTTCTTATGACGATTTAGCAGCGTATTTTGGTAAGGCCAACAGAACCGGTGTGGCCGTTCCGTTTAACGTTTCGGTGTACACTGATTTTAAAGACCCAACGAAATATACTTTGATCACTTGGCAAGCCGGTTTAGGACTTCCGGAAAGAGAATACTATTTGGCTACCGATGCTAAAATGACTGACATTCGTCAAAAATATGTAGCGCATATTGAGAAGATGTTCCAATTGACCAACCTGCCGAATGCGGCTGAAAGTGCGGCCAAAATCATGGCTTTGGAAACTACCTTGGCGACCCAACACATGAAAAAAGAAGACACGCGTGACATTGTAAAATTGTACAATGCTTACGCAGTGAAAGATTTAAAAACACTGATGCCCGATTTCAATTGGACAGCGATGTTAAAAAGTGCCGGAGTAGACAAAGAAAAAAATCTGGTAGTAACTCAAGTAGAATATACTAAAAGTTTAAACAACATTATCAAATCGACCCCAATTGACACATGGAAAACCTATCTAAAATGGGGATTAATCAACCGATCTGCCGGTGGTTTGACTACGGCTTTGGACAACCAAAACTTTGAGTTTTACAGCAAAACCTTGTATGGCACCGAGAAACAACAAGAAGATTGGAAACGCGCTGTTGAAGTGGTAAACGGTGGTTTGGGTGAAGTCGTAGGGAAAGTATACGTTAAAAAACACTTTTCTCCTGAAGCCAAAGAAAGAATGGTTGGTATGGTGAAAAACCTATTGAAAGCTTATGCCGAAAGCATCAAAACTTTGGATTGGATGAGTGAAGCCACTAAGAAAGAAGCTTTGAACAAAGTGGATAACTTTATGATTAAAATTGGGTATCCTGACAAATGGAGAGATTACTCGGCGCTTAAAATTGATAAGAATGATCTTTTCGGAAATGCTCAAAGAGCAGCCGAATTTGAATACAACCGCAACTTAGCCAAACTGGGCAAACCGGTTGACCGCGCCGAATGGGGCATGAACCCACAAACGGTAAATGCTTATTACAATCCTTCGTTAAACGAGATTGTCTTCCCGGCCGCGATTTTGAAACCGCCTTTCTTTGATTTGAATGCAGACGATGCTGTAAATTATGGTGGCATTGGTGCTGTTATCGGTCACGAAATTGGCCACGGTTTTGACGACCAAGGCAGTACTTTTGATGGCAAAGGTGTCATGAAAAACTGGTGGACACCACAAGATTTAGCCGCGTTCAAAAAGAAAACCGGAGCGTTGGTAGAGCAATACAACAGCTTTAAAGCCTTCCCCGATTTGAATGTAAACGGTGCGTTTACCTTGGGTGAAAACATTGGCGACTTAGGCGGATTGAGCATCGCCATTAAAGCCTACAAAGCCACACTCAACGGAAAAGAAGCACCGGTGATGGACGGCTTCACCGGCATGCAACGCGTATTCCTAGGTTGGGGACAAGTATGGGCCGAGAAATCTCGTGAAGAAGCTTTACGAAATCAAATTGCTTCCGACCCACACTCACCGGCTTTGTTCAGAGTCAACGGAACCGTACGCAACATTCCGGAGTTTTATGAAGCGTTTAATATTAAACCAACCGATTCTTTGTATTTAGCGCCTGAAAAGCGAGTGAAGATTTGGTAG
- a CDS encoding CoA-acylating methylmalonate-semialdehyde dehydrogenase has translation MKYSAIQNYINGHFVQPSTPKTLNVISPLDGSFLSTVPLSSAKDLDEAVKAAQAAFPAWSKTPIKERVQVFFRYKALLEKNLKELAELCSEENGKTYGESVAEIEKCIELTEFAASLPQLITGELLEVSKGVECRTEHVPLGVVASIVPFNFPSMVPNWTIPNAIALGNCMIIKPSEKVPLSCGRLAELLKEAGLPDGVFNVVHGDVDIVNAICDHPKIEAVSFVGSTKVAKIVYQRATHNLKRCLALGGAKNHLMVLPDAIPDMTAQNVAASMSGCAGQRCMAASAMIGVGNVDAIVSKICDEARKIIPGQNLGAVINKESQDRIENYITQAEKDGAKILVDGRNTKVAGKENGTYVGPTVIDFVTPEMSVATEEIFGPVISIIRTKTVDEALAIENKNPYGNAASVFTQNGGMARYIIDKASAGMIGVNVGVPVPREPFSFGGWNESKFGVGDITGKSSIEFWTKLKKSTIKWNAEAGVNWMS, from the coding sequence ATGAAATATTCAGCAATTCAGAATTACATCAACGGACATTTTGTTCAACCCTCTACTCCCAAAACTTTAAATGTCATTTCTCCCTTAGACGGGAGTTTTTTATCTACAGTCCCTTTGTCGAGCGCGAAAGATTTAGACGAGGCGGTGAAAGCTGCCCAAGCTGCGTTTCCGGCGTGGAGCAAAACCCCGATTAAGGAACGCGTTCAGGTGTTTTTCAGATACAAAGCGTTATTAGAAAAAAACCTAAAAGAGTTAGCCGAACTGTGTAGCGAAGAAAATGGAAAAACCTATGGCGAATCCGTTGCCGAAATAGAAAAATGTATCGAGCTAACCGAATTCGCCGCGTCATTACCACAATTAATCACCGGCGAATTACTAGAAGTCAGCAAAGGTGTTGAATGCAGAACAGAGCACGTGCCTTTGGGCGTTGTCGCTTCCATTGTTCCTTTCAACTTTCCTTCGATGGTTCCCAATTGGACGATCCCAAATGCGATTGCATTAGGGAATTGCATGATTATCAAACCTTCTGAAAAAGTGCCGTTAAGCTGTGGTCGTTTGGCTGAATTGTTAAAAGAAGCCGGATTGCCGGATGGTGTTTTCAATGTAGTTCACGGCGATGTAGATATTGTAAATGCGATTTGTGACCATCCGAAAATTGAAGCGGTTTCGTTTGTGGGTTCCACGAAAGTAGCGAAGATAGTGTACCAAAGAGCGACCCATAATTTAAAAAGATGTTTGGCTTTAGGTGGTGCCAAAAACCACTTAATGGTCTTACCCGATGCGATTCCGGATATGACGGCGCAGAATGTAGCAGCATCGATGTCGGGGTGTGCCGGACAACGTTGTATGGCGGCTTCGGCTATGATTGGCGTAGGCAATGTGGATGCCATTGTGTCCAAAATATGTGACGAAGCGCGCAAAATAATTCCGGGACAAAATCTTGGGGCGGTCATTAATAAAGAATCTCAAGATAGAATCGAAAACTATATCACCCAAGCTGAAAAAGACGGTGCCAAAATATTAGTCGACGGCAGAAACACCAAAGTCGCCGGAAAGGAAAACGGCACTTATGTTGGGCCAACGGTAATCGACTTCGTAACACCCGAAATGAGTGTGGCAACAGAAGAAATCTTCGGACCTGTAATTTCTATCATCAGAACCAAAACAGTTGACGAAGCTTTGGCTATTGAAAACAAAAATCCGTATGGAAATGCCGCGAGTGTCTTCACCCAAAATGGTGGCATGGCGCGTTACATCATCGACAAAGCCAGTGCGGGAATGATTGGCGTAAACGTTGGCGTTCCCGTACCAAGAGAACCGTTCAGTTTTGGCGGTTGGAACGAAAGTAAATTCGGCGTAGGCGACATCACCGGAAAAAGCTCGATAGAGTTTTGGACCAAATTGAAAAAGAGCACGATAAAATGGAATGCGGAAGCCGGTGTGAATTGGATGAGCTAG
- a CDS encoding aminotransferase class III-fold pyridoxal phosphate-dependent enzyme, with protein MITKEQTLTKEQIISDSKEFSLFSWSAQGSVNPIAIERAEGVYLYDYDGNRIIDFSSGLMSVNIGHGDQRVTEAVVEQMQKVSFVTPSCTTEIRAKLSRKLAEICPGDLNKAFYTLCGTSSIDNAIKLARLYTGRHKIIGRYRAFHGGSIGGMTVGGDPRKLANDSQQMPNAVHLDDPYYFFGMKDLDETTKLNLSLEYVERVIHLEGKTNIAAFIFEGESGSSGCLHYPKGYLKGVKALCEKYGILFVADEVMSGFGRTGKWFGFENHDIVPDMVCMAKGLTASYLPLGCLMVSDKIAAKFETTPMMIGLTYNGHPVALAAALAVINIYESDRLIENTRKMGAYLESRIEEMRSEHPSMGTFRNTGLLGCLDILKNKSTGELIAPYNAAGDDLKVTNAIAGKVRELGLYTFVRWGYIFIAPPLCVTEAQIDEGLAIISEALKISDAALV; from the coding sequence ATGATTACAAAAGAACAAACCCTGACCAAAGAACAAATCATAAGCGATAGCAAAGAATTTAGTTTATTCTCGTGGTCAGCACAAGGAAGTGTCAATCCCATAGCAATAGAAAGAGCTGAAGGCGTTTATTTATATGATTACGACGGCAATAGAATCATCGATTTTTCTTCGGGCTTGATGTCGGTCAATATCGGTCATGGTGACCAAAGAGTTACCGAGGCAGTCGTAGAACAAATGCAGAAAGTAAGTTTTGTAACGCCAAGTTGCACGACGGAAATCAGAGCGAAATTGTCAAGAAAGTTGGCCGAAATCTGTCCGGGCGATTTGAATAAGGCGTTCTATACTTTATGCGGAACTTCCTCCATTGACAACGCGATTAAATTGGCAAGATTGTACACCGGAAGACATAAAATCATCGGAAGATATCGCGCGTTTCATGGCGGTTCCATTGGCGGCATGACCGTTGGTGGCGACCCAAGAAAATTAGCCAACGATTCCCAACAAATGCCAAATGCGGTGCATTTAGACGACCCGTATTATTTCTTTGGCATGAAAGATTTAGATGAAACGACCAAGTTGAATTTAAGTTTGGAATACGTAGAAAGAGTGATTCATCTCGAAGGGAAAACCAATATCGCAGCGTTCATTTTTGAAGGCGAAAGCGGTTCTTCGGGCTGTTTGCATTATCCGAAAGGGTATTTAAAAGGCGTAAAAGCACTTTGTGAAAAATATGGAATCCTATTCGTAGCCGATGAGGTCATGAGCGGTTTTGGCCGCACCGGAAAATGGTTTGGTTTCGAAAACCACGACATTGTTCCTGATATGGTTTGTATGGCGAAAGGATTAACCGCGTCTTATTTGCCGTTAGGCTGTTTGATGGTTTCGGATAAAATAGCCGCCAAATTTGAAACGACGCCCATGATGATTGGCTTAACGTATAACGGTCATCCTGTAGCTTTGGCTGCTGCTTTGGCTGTAATCAACATTTACGAAAGCGACCGATTAATCGAGAATACTCGTAAAATGGGAGCGTATTTAGAATCCAGAATCGAAGAGATGAGAAGTGAACATCCTAGTATGGGAACGTTCAGAAACACCGGATTGTTGGGTTGTTTAGATATCTTAAAAAATAAAAGCACAGGCGAATTAATCGCTCCTTATAACGCCGCAGGCGATGATTTAAAAGTAACGAACGCTATTGCGGGCAAGGTTCGCGAATTAGGTTTGTACACTTTCGTACGTTGGGGTTACATTTTTATTGCACCGCCATTGTGCGTCACGGAAGCGCAAATCGATGAAGGTTTAGCGATTATCAGTGAAGCTTTAAAAATATCAGACGCAGCCTTAGTATAA
- a CDS encoding NCS1 family nucleobase:cation symporter-1 yields MSENLNHTNSSLYSEDLAPVSAEKRTWTTWNYAALWISMSLCIPTYMLSSSLIEGGMNWWQAILTIFLGNTIVLIPMILNGHAGAKYGIPFPVFARASFGTMGANIPALLRAIVACGWFGIQTWIGGFAIYQMMRLWIPSIETLPQIFPDSWGLQTGPAICFLLFWLLNMYVVYLGVDSIRKLLVFKAIFLPMAALALLFWAISAANGLGPILETQSKFTNSVDFFHFFFPALTGMVGFWATLSLNIPDFTRYATSQKAQIKGQIYGLPTSMTLFAFVGVVVTSATTIVFGTTIWDPVILAGKFDSKLLVSLAMIAVAISTLATNIAANIVSPANDFANLSPSKIDFRKGGYITGIIGIMIFPWKLIADPTGYIFTWLVGYSSLLGPVGGIMIVDYYFIRKQTLVVDDLYNKNGIYSFSKGFNTKAIWALLLGILPNVPGFFLTIKVVDNSVFPEWISGLYHYAWFVGFGISGLVYYVLMRKK; encoded by the coding sequence ATGTCCGAAAACCTAAATCATACAAATTCGTCTTTGTATAGTGAAGACTTGGCGCCGGTTTCAGCCGAAAAGCGAACTTGGACCACATGGAATTATGCTGCCCTTTGGATCAGCATGAGTCTTTGTATTCCGACCTATATGTTATCGAGTTCGCTGATAGAAGGCGGCATGAATTGGTGGCAAGCGATATTGACTATCTTTTTAGGAAACACGATTGTTTTAATCCCAATGATTTTAAACGGTCATGCCGGAGCCAAATATGGGATTCCTTTTCCGGTCTTTGCCAGAGCGAGTTTCGGAACAATGGGTGCCAATATTCCGGCATTACTCAGAGCGATAGTTGCTTGCGGTTGGTTCGGTATCCAAACTTGGATTGGTGGTTTTGCCATTTATCAAATGATGCGTTTGTGGATACCAAGCATAGAAACGTTGCCGCAAATATTTCCTGATTCTTGGGGTTTGCAAACCGGACCGGCGATATGCTTTTTGCTGTTCTGGTTGCTGAATATGTATGTGGTGTATTTGGGCGTTGATAGCATTCGAAAATTGTTGGTATTCAAAGCCATCTTTTTACCGATGGCGGCTTTAGCTTTATTGTTTTGGGCGATTAGCGCTGCGAATGGTTTGGGACCGATTTTGGAAACCCAATCTAAATTCACCAACTCCGTTGATTTCTTCCATTTCTTTTTTCCGGCGCTGACTGGAATGGTAGGTTTTTGGGCAACATTGTCTTTAAACATTCCCGATTTTACCAGATACGCGACTTCGCAAAAAGCACAAATCAAAGGACAGATTTACGGGTTGCCAACGTCGATGACGCTATTCGCCTTCGTTGGTGTTGTTGTGACTTCGGCTACGACGATTGTTTTCGGAACAACGATTTGGGATCCGGTGATATTGGCTGGGAAGTTTGATAGTAAGTTATTGGTAAGTCTTGCCATGATAGCCGTAGCAATTTCAACTTTAGCAACCAATATTGCCGCAAATATTGTCAGTCCGGCGAACGATTTCGCCAATTTATCTCCAAGTAAAATCGATTTCAGAAAAGGCGGTTATATCACAGGGATTATCGGAATTATGATTTTTCCTTGGAAATTAATTGCCGACCCAACGGGTTATATTTTTACTTGGTTGGTAGGCTATTCGAGTTTGCTAGGACCGGTTGGTGGTATCATGATAGTCGATTATTATTTCATCCGAAAACAGACCTTGGTCGTGGATGATTTATACAATAAAAACGGCATTTACAGTTTTTCCAAAGGGTTCAACACCAAAGCGATTTGGGCATTGCTCCTCGGAATTCTCCCTAATGTTCCCGGCTTTTTCTTAACCATCAAAGTAGTAGATAACTCCGTTTTCCCGGAATGGATTTCAGGCTTGTATCATTATGCTTGGTTTGTAGGCTTTGGGATTAGTGGACTAGTGTATTATGTTTTAATGAGAAAAAAATAA
- the hydA gene encoding dihydropyrimidinase, with protein sequence MSVLIKNGRIITATDDYVADIFIEGETISAIGKNFNVQADEVIDASGKLVMPGGIDPHVHLDMPFMGTYSSDNYETGTRAALYGGTTTVIDFILQTQGKSLQSALQEWKGRSDNNAVGDYSFHMAVTDFNDETKKEIQHFIEVEGITSFKTFMAYKGALMIDDRQMVGLMQEVKKRGGLINVHATNGDMIDFLIAKHKSEGKLSPLYHYLSQPEVTEAEASSRFADMADYTGCPGYIVHLTCEGALNAVRFATRRNQHVFVETCIQYLILDASLYEQNFEGAKWVMSPPLREKKDQETLWAGLNQGLVNVVATDHCPFMWEQKLMGKDDFSKIPNGHPAIENRMELLFSEGVNKGRITLNKYVEVASTNAAKIFGMFPKKGTIAIGSDADIVLFDAHEKHTLSAKTHHMNVDYSGYEGWELTGKVKTVLLRGKVVIDNNECKVQKGYGQFVKRNKVDGKI encoded by the coding sequence ATGAGTGTTTTAATTAAAAACGGAAGAATCATAACCGCTACCGATGATTATGTGGCAGATATTTTTATAGAAGGCGAAACAATTTCAGCCATAGGTAAAAATTTTAACGTTCAAGCCGATGAAGTAATCGACGCCTCAGGAAAGTTAGTCATGCCGGGTGGAATTGATCCTCACGTGCATTTGGATATGCCGTTTATGGGAACGTACAGCAGTGACAATTATGAAACCGGAACCCGAGCCGCATTGTATGGTGGAACGACAACTGTGATTGATTTCATTCTGCAAACCCAAGGCAAAAGCCTACAATCCGCGTTACAAGAATGGAAAGGCAGAAGTGATAACAATGCGGTAGGCGATTACAGTTTTCACATGGCGGTGACCGATTTCAATGACGAAACCAAAAAAGAAATCCAGCATTTTATTGAAGTCGAAGGCATCACTTCTTTCAAAACATTTATGGCCTATAAAGGCGCATTGATGATTGATGACCGCCAAATGGTCGGCTTGATGCAAGAAGTTAAAAAACGCGGCGGCTTAATCAACGTTCACGCCACCAATGGCGATATGATTGATTTCTTGATTGCCAAGCACAAATCAGAAGGCAAATTATCACCCTTATACCATTATTTATCCCAACCCGAAGTCACCGAAGCGGAAGCCAGCAGTCGCTTTGCCGATATGGCGGATTACACCGGTTGTCCCGGTTATATTGTTCACCTAACTTGTGAAGGTGCGTTAAACGCAGTGCGATTTGCGACTCGCAGAAACCAACACGTATTCGTAGAAACCTGTATTCAATATTTGATTTTGGATGCGAGTTTGTATGAACAAAATTTTGAAGGAGCTAAATGGGTTATGTCGCCGCCTTTGCGTGAAAAGAAAGACCAAGAAACGCTTTGGGCCGGATTGAATCAAGGTTTAGTCAATGTTGTGGCAACCGACCATTGTCCGTTTATGTGGGAACAAAAATTAATGGGAAAGGACGATTTCTCTAAAATCCCAAATGGCCATCCGGCAATCGAAAACCGAATGGAGTTATTATTTAGCGAAGGCGTAAACAAAGGCAGAATCACGTTGAATAAATATGTAGAAGTCGCTTCAACCAACGCAGCCAAAATCTTCGGCATGTTCCCGAAAAAAGGAACCATTGCCATAGGAAGCGATGCGGATATAGTCTTATTTGATGCCCATGAAAAACACACGCTTTCCGCCAAAACGCATCACATGAATGTGGATTACAGTGGTTATGAAGGTTGGGAACTGACCGGAAAAGTAAAAACCGTTTTGTTGCGAGGCAAAGTAGTAATTGACAATAACGAATGTAAAGTGCAAAAAGGCTACGGCCAATTTGTGAAACGAAATAAAGTGGACGGGAAGATATAA
- a CDS encoding nitrilase-related carbon-nitrogen hydrolase, whose amino-acid sequence MRIVKSGLIQLSLAKTEGEGTISEIMEAMLQKHIPYIEEAGRQGVQILCFQEIFNTPYFCPGQDSAWYASAESVPGPTTERMQVYAEKYDMVIVVPVYEKDQAGVLYNTAAVIDADGTYLGKYRKNHIPQTGGFWEKFFFKPGNLGYPVFQTKYAKIGVYICYDRHFPDGARCLGLNGAEIVYNPSATTVGQSQNLWKLEQPAHAVANGYFMGCINRVGIEKPWNLGRFYGTSYFVNPLGEIFACASEDKDELLVAEFDLDLIEQIRAKWQFYRDRRPETYGEITAP is encoded by the coding sequence ATGAGGATAGTAAAATCAGGCTTAATCCAATTGAGTTTGGCCAAAACCGAAGGCGAAGGCACGATTTCCGAAATTATGGAAGCGATGCTGCAAAAGCACATTCCCTATATCGAAGAAGCCGGAAGACAAGGCGTTCAGATTTTGTGTTTTCAGGAGATTTTTAATACGCCTTATTTCTGTCCCGGACAAGACAGCGCTTGGTATGCTTCGGCAGAAAGTGTGCCCGGTCCAACGACAGAAAGAATGCAGGTTTACGCCGAGAAATATGACATGGTGATTGTTGTTCCGGTGTATGAAAAAGACCAAGCCGGCGTTTTATACAACACTGCTGCGGTTATTGATGCTGATGGAACGTATTTGGGTAAATACCGCAAAAATCACATTCCGCAAACGGGTGGTTTTTGGGAGAAGTTTTTCTTCAAACCGGGAAATTTAGGTTATCCTGTTTTTCAAACCAAATACGCTAAAATCGGCGTTTACATTTGCTATGACAGACATTTTCCTGATGGTGCCAGATGTTTGGGATTGAACGGTGCCGAAATTGTTTACAATCCATCCGCCACAACCGTTGGACAATCCCAAAATTTATGGAAACTCGAACAACCGGCACATGCCGTGGCCAATGGTTATTTCATGGGTTGTATCAACCGAGTAGGCATTGAAAAACCTTGGAACTTGGGACGCTTTTATGGTACATCTTATTTCGTGAATCCGTTGGGTGAAATTTTCGCCTGCGCTTCTGAAGATAAAGATGAGTTGTTGGTAGCCGAATTCGATTTGGATTTAATAGAACAAATCAGAGCCAAATGGCAATTCTACCGAGACCGGAGACCCGAAACTTATGGTGAAATTACAGCACCTTAG